One window from the genome of Heptranchias perlo isolate sHepPer1 chromosome 22, sHepPer1.hap1, whole genome shotgun sequence encodes:
- the mrm2 gene encoding rRNA methyltransferase 2, mitochondrial translates to MISRVQRRLFHTTAERLKKTPAEQRWLARQLSDPYVKSARQQNYRCRSAFKLLEIDEKHGILQPGFSVIDCGAAPGAWSQVAVHRVNATGSDPEAPVGFVVGVDLLHIPPLDGALFLPHSDLLQPAVQARIQESLPAGEAHVILNDMAPNASGIRELDQQRLAELCLCVLGLARMVLGPGGTLLCKFWDGVHSRLIQNRLTELFREVKTLKPRASRKESSEIYFLAKRYRKS, encoded by the exons ATGATCTCTCGGGTCCAGCGTCGTTTGTTTCACACAACAGCGGAACGGCTGAAAAAAACTCCGGCCGAGCAGAGGTGGCTGGCCAGGCAACTGAGTGACCCCTACGTGAAATCCGCCCGGCAACAGAACTACCGCTGTCGGAGCGCGTTTAAGCTGCTGGAGATAGACGAGAAGCATGGCATCCTGCAGCCTGGGTTCAGTGTGATTGACTGCGGCGCAGCGCCTGGAGCCTGGAGCCAGGTCGCGGTTCACAGGGTCAACGCCACAGGCTCTG ATCCGGAGGCTCCTGTGGGTTTTGTTGTGGGAGTCGACCTTTTACACATCCCCCCACTGGATGGCGCCTTGTTCCTGCCTCATTCCGACCTCTTGCAGCCCGCAGTCCAAGCCAGAATACAGGAGTCACTGCCAGCAGGGGAGGCTCACGTGATCCTCAATGACATGGCGCCGAACGCCAGTGGCATCCGTGAGCTGGACCAGCAGCGACTCGCCGAGCTGTGCCTGTGCGTCCTGGGGCTGGCCAGGATGGTCCTGGGTCCTGGCGGCACCTTGCTCTGTAAATTTTGGGATGGGGTTCACAGCCGCCTCATCCAAAACCGACTCACCGAATTGTTCAGAGAGGTGAAGACTTTAAAACCGCGGGCGAGCAGGAAGGAATCGTCGGAGATCTACTTTTTAGCAAAACGCTACAGGAAAAGCTGA